In a single window of the Streptomyces sp. NBC_00285 genome:
- a CDS encoding NADP-dependent oxidoreductase: MKAVRFHEYGGIDVLRVEESARPSPGPGQVLVEVRAAGIQPGEVMIREGARHDRWPATFPSGQGSDLAGVVVETGPQVRGFAVGDEVLGYTHTRASHAEFVAVDDVNVVHRPDGLSWEAAGSLYVAGTTAYATVFAVDPVPGDTVVVSGAAGGVGSLAVQLARRRGATVIGLAGERNHTWLKEHGVVPVAYGEGVAERIREAAGGGVDAFIDTFGDGYVELAVELGVRPGRINTIRDWRTAARVGARTYGEGSAACAVVLGELARLAARGDLTVPIARVYPLEQVQDAFRDLERGHTHGKIVLRP; encoded by the coding sequence GCAGGTGCTGGTCGAGGTCCGCGCGGCCGGGATCCAGCCCGGCGAGGTGATGATCCGCGAGGGCGCGCGGCACGACCGCTGGCCGGCGACGTTCCCCTCCGGGCAGGGCAGTGATCTGGCCGGTGTGGTGGTGGAGACGGGCCCTCAGGTGCGCGGGTTCGCGGTGGGCGACGAGGTGCTGGGCTACACCCACACCAGGGCGAGCCACGCGGAGTTCGTCGCGGTCGACGACGTGAACGTGGTCCACCGTCCGGACGGGCTGTCCTGGGAGGCGGCCGGTTCCCTGTACGTGGCCGGTACGACCGCGTACGCGACCGTGTTCGCCGTGGACCCCGTGCCGGGGGACACGGTCGTGGTGTCCGGTGCGGCGGGCGGCGTCGGATCGCTGGCCGTGCAGCTCGCGCGGCGGCGCGGCGCCACGGTGATCGGGCTGGCGGGCGAGCGGAACCACACCTGGCTGAAGGAGCACGGTGTCGTCCCGGTCGCCTACGGGGAGGGCGTGGCCGAGCGGATCCGGGAGGCCGCCGGCGGGGGCGTCGACGCGTTCATCGACACGTTCGGCGACGGATACGTGGAGCTGGCGGTCGAGTTGGGCGTGCGGCCCGGGCGGATCAACACGATCCGCGACTGGCGGACCGCGGCCAGGGTCGGCGCCCGCACCTACGGGGAGGGTTCGGCGGCGTGCGCGGTCGTACTCGGTGAACTCGCCCGGCTCGCCGCGCGCGGGGACCTCACGGTGCCGATCGCCCGCGTCTACCCGCTGGAGCAGGTACAGGACGCGTTCCGCGACCTGGAGCGCGGACACACCCACGGCAAGATCGTGCTCCGGCCGTAG
- a CDS encoding maltokinase N-terminal cap-like domain-containing protein codes for MAIIHNTTLKPTKLDLLTTWLPTRLWYVGTGAPELTRAGGFRLDDPAGEVGIEFMVAVDACGPEPVSYLVPLTYRAAPLPGADHALVGTMEHGVLGPRWAYDGVHDPVLRAGLLALFEGRVHAQAQSLSDTLDHEVTHSYAGDGLLVPDGPVEVTEDQDGTELPLPDGTVLRFHRVLRPSAPEGAVGHVSGAWAAPDGTRGRAVFASLRTP; via the coding sequence ATGGCGATCATCCACAACACCACTCTGAAGCCCACCAAGTTGGACCTGCTCACCACCTGGCTGCCCACCCGCCTGTGGTACGTCGGCACCGGCGCACCGGAGTTGACCCGGGCCGGCGGATTCCGGCTGGACGATCCGGCGGGCGAGGTCGGGATCGAGTTCATGGTGGCCGTCGACGCCTGCGGCCCCGAACCCGTTTCCTATCTGGTCCCGCTCACCTACCGCGCCGCGCCGCTCCCCGGCGCGGATCACGCCCTCGTCGGCACCATGGAACACGGCGTGCTGGGTCCGCGCTGGGCCTACGACGGCGTCCACGACCCGGTCCTGCGTGCCGGGCTCCTCGCCCTGTTCGAGGGCCGCGTCCACGCCCAGGCGCAGAGCCTCAGCGACACCCTCGACCACGAGGTCACCCACTCCTACGCCGGCGACGGCCTCCTCGTACCGGACGGTCCCGTCGAGGTCACCGAGGACCAGGACGGCACCGAGCTGCCCCTCCCGGACGGGACGGTCCTCCGCTTCCACCGGGTCCTACGGCCCTCGGCACCCGAGGGCGCGGTCGGCCATGTCTCCGGTGCCTGGGCGGCACCGGACGGCACCCGTGGGCGTGCCGTGTTCGCGAGTCTGCGCACTCCCTGA
- a CDS encoding amidase, producing MEEPRATRRSVLALGTAAAATPLLGAAPARADTAGGEFDELGVTELRALMDQGRLDAERLTRYYLERIERIDPLLHAVIEVNPDALREARRLDAGGRPRGPLHGMPVLLKDLVETADRMHTTAGSLALEGLRPARDATVAARLRAAGAVILGKTNLSEWAGGLSLTHHAGWSARGGQTRNPYKLDRSPNESSSGTGAAVAANLCVAGIGTETNGSIIDPSSANCLVGVKPTVGLVGRGGVIPGVPSQDSVGPMARTVRDAAIMLGTLVGVDGRDPATTASRGHFHRDYTRFLDADGLRGARIGVPRTVYYGYDHHADEIAERAIAVLRAAGAVIVDPADIPTAEQLEDLPGSMIVQAYEFKRALNTYLAAAGGEHPRDLAELIAFNRAHADRELRYVRQDGLETVEKLDFSEREYREALAANHRLSRTEGIDAVLRRHRLDALVMPTTGPPAKIDLIRGDMYGGGASTPAALAGYPAVSVPAGFAFGLPVGLTFMGTAWSEPVLLRLAYAYERASRIRRTPTYRKPDVGF from the coding sequence ATGGAGGAACCCCGCGCCACCCGACGGAGCGTACTGGCGCTCGGCACCGCGGCCGCGGCCACGCCCTTGCTGGGGGCGGCCCCGGCTCGGGCCGACACCGCGGGTGGGGAGTTCGACGAGCTCGGCGTCACCGAACTGCGCGCACTCATGGATCAAGGACGGCTCGACGCGGAACGGCTCACCCGGTACTACCTGGAGCGGATCGAACGCATCGACCCCCTCCTGCACGCGGTGATCGAGGTCAACCCCGACGCACTGCGGGAGGCGCGGCGGCTCGACGCGGGCGGGCGCCCCCGCGGCCCGCTGCACGGCATGCCCGTCCTGCTGAAGGACCTGGTCGAGACCGCCGACCGGATGCACACCACGGCCGGCTCCCTCGCCCTGGAAGGGCTCCGGCCCGCGCGGGACGCCACGGTCGCCGCCCGGCTCCGGGCCGCCGGTGCCGTCATTCTCGGCAAGACCAACCTCAGCGAGTGGGCGGGCGGCCTGTCGCTCACCCACCACGCCGGGTGGAGCGCGCGCGGCGGCCAGACCCGCAACCCGTACAAGCTCGACCGGTCACCCAACGAGTCCAGCTCCGGCACCGGCGCAGCCGTCGCGGCCAACCTGTGCGTCGCCGGCATCGGCACCGAGACCAACGGCTCGATCATCGACCCGTCGTCGGCGAACTGTCTCGTCGGCGTCAAACCGACCGTCGGACTGGTCGGCCGGGGCGGGGTGATCCCCGGTGTGCCGAGCCAGGACAGCGTCGGCCCGATGGCACGCACCGTCCGGGACGCGGCGATCATGCTCGGCACGCTGGTCGGGGTCGACGGGAGGGACCCGGCGACGACGGCGAGCCGGGGACACTTCCACCGCGACTACACCCGCTTCCTGGACGCGGACGGGCTGCGCGGTGCCCGTATCGGCGTCCCGCGGACCGTGTACTACGGGTACGACCACCACGCCGACGAGATCGCTGAACGGGCGATCGCCGTGCTCCGCGCGGCCGGAGCGGTGATCGTCGACCCTGCCGACATCCCCACGGCCGAGCAACTGGAGGACCTGCCCGGCTCGATGATCGTCCAGGCCTACGAGTTCAAGCGCGCCCTGAACACCTACCTGGCCGCGGCCGGCGGTGAACACCCGCGCGACCTCGCCGAGTTGATCGCCTTCAACCGTGCGCACGCCGACCGTGAACTGCGGTACGTACGGCAGGACGGGCTGGAGACGGTCGAGAAGCTGGACTTCTCTGAACGGGAGTACCGGGAGGCGCTGGCCGCCAACCACCGGCTCTCCCGCACCGAGGGCATCGACGCGGTGCTGCGCCGGCACCGCCTGGACGCCCTCGTCATGCCGACGACAGGCCCGCCGGCCAAGATCGACCTGATCCGGGGGGACATGTACGGCGGCGGCGCGTCGACGCCCGCGGCCCTGGCCGGGTATCCCGCGGTGAGCGTGCCGGCGGGGTTCGCGTTCGGACTGCCGGTGGGGCTGACGTTCATGGGGACGGCGTGGAGCGAACCGGTGCTGCTGCGCCTCGCGTACGCGTACGAGCGGGCAAGCCGGATCCGGCGGACGCCGACCTACCGGAAGCCGGACGTGGGGTTCTGA
- a CDS encoding aldo/keto reductase, producing MKYTQLGRTGLKVSRLVLGTMNFGPQTDEPDSHTIMDSALDAGINYFDTANVYGWGENKGRTEEIIGNWFAKSAANRDRTVLATKVYGNMAADGDAWPNHDKLSALNIRRAVDASLKRLQTDYIDIYQFHHVDRATPFEEIWQAIDTLVQQGKILYVGSSNFPGYKIAQANEIAARRGGTIGLVSEQCLYNLAERRAEMEVIPAAQEYGLGVIPWSPLHGGLLGGVIKKEAKGGRRASGRAADTLADPAKRAQIQSYEDLLEKHGLEPGEAALAWLLTRPGVTGPIVGPRTAEQLESAIRAVELELSEELLAGLDEIFPGPGPSPEAFAW from the coding sequence ATGAAGTACACGCAGCTCGGACGCACCGGACTCAAGGTCAGCCGACTCGTCCTCGGCACCATGAACTTCGGCCCGCAGACCGACGAGCCCGACTCGCACACGATCATGGACTCGGCACTCGACGCGGGCATCAACTACTTCGACACGGCCAACGTGTACGGCTGGGGCGAGAACAAGGGCCGTACCGAGGAGATCATCGGCAACTGGTTCGCGAAGAGCGCCGCGAACCGCGACCGGACCGTCCTCGCCACCAAGGTCTACGGCAACATGGCCGCGGACGGCGACGCCTGGCCCAACCACGACAAGCTCTCCGCGCTCAACATCCGCCGTGCCGTCGACGCGTCGCTCAAGCGGCTCCAGACCGACTACATCGACATCTACCAGTTCCACCACGTCGACCGCGCCACCCCCTTCGAGGAGATCTGGCAGGCGATCGACACCCTCGTCCAGCAGGGCAAGATCCTGTACGTCGGGTCCTCCAACTTCCCCGGCTACAAGATCGCGCAGGCCAACGAGATCGCTGCGCGGCGGGGCGGCACCATCGGGCTCGTCAGCGAGCAGTGCCTCTACAACCTCGCCGAGCGGCGCGCCGAGATGGAGGTCATCCCGGCCGCCCAGGAGTACGGCCTCGGTGTGATCCCCTGGTCGCCGCTGCACGGCGGTCTCCTCGGCGGGGTCATCAAGAAGGAGGCCAAGGGCGGCCGCCGCGCCTCCGGCCGAGCCGCCGACACCCTCGCCGACCCGGCCAAGCGCGCCCAGATCCAGTCGTACGAGGACCTGCTGGAGAAGCACGGCCTGGAGCCCGGGGAAGCGGCCCTGGCCTGGCTGCTGACCCGCCCCGGCGTCACGGGCCCGATCGTCGGCCCCCGCACGGCGGAGCAGCTGGAGTCGGCGATCAGGGCCGTCGAGCTGGAACTGAGCGAGGAACTCCTGGCGGGCCTGGACGAGATCTTCCCGGGCCCGGGCCCGTCCCCGGAAGCCTTCGCCTGGTAG
- the thpR gene encoding RNA 2',3'-cyclic phosphodiesterase: protein MRLFAAVLPPQDVSDELALKVAELRQLPGASELRWTGVPGWHFTLAFYGEVDEDLVPELSVRLERAARRTPSFPLAVRGGGQFGHGRAVWAGAQGDLPALRLLAERAEAAGRKAGVEMGEHRRYKAHLTVARSREAVEVGPYLEVLDGFTSRTWEVRELTLVRSNLPKSGVPGEQPRYEVVGRWVLGGAG from the coding sequence ATGAGACTCTTCGCCGCGGTGCTGCCTCCGCAGGACGTGTCCGACGAACTGGCGCTGAAAGTAGCTGAGTTGAGGCAGCTCCCCGGAGCGTCCGAGCTGCGCTGGACCGGCGTACCCGGCTGGCACTTCACCCTCGCCTTCTACGGCGAGGTCGACGAGGACCTCGTACCGGAGCTGTCGGTGCGGCTGGAGCGGGCGGCCCGGCGTACGCCGTCCTTCCCGCTGGCCGTGCGCGGCGGTGGGCAGTTCGGGCACGGGCGGGCGGTGTGGGCGGGGGCCCAGGGTGATCTGCCCGCGCTGCGGCTGCTCGCCGAGCGGGCCGAGGCGGCGGGGCGGAAGGCCGGGGTGGAGATGGGGGAGCACCGGCGGTACAAGGCCCATCTGACGGTGGCCCGCAGCCGGGAGGCCGTGGAGGTGGGGCCGTATCTGGAGGTGCTCGACGGGTTCACCAGCCGGACCTGGGAGGTGCGGGAGCTGACACTGGTCCGGAGCAACCTGCCGAAGTCCGGGGTGCCGGGAGAACAGCCCCGCTACGAGGTGGTCGGCCGTTGGGTGCTGGGCGGGGCCGGTTAG
- a CDS encoding GNAT family N-acetyltransferase, whose product MKISIRDGGPGDIPVILGMLDSCVRWLVAQGRPGQWGTEPLSASPRTVESVARYIDEGSVFIAEADGVPAATLTITDSPGAYLAHLPPPGEPERYIHWLASDRRFKGHGVGGALLAHAAEETRRAGVALLRVDCYAGGDRKLVAYYEANGFTPTATYTAGVKGDWPGQVLAMRVLP is encoded by the coding sequence ATGAAGATCAGCATCAGGGACGGCGGTCCCGGCGACATACCCGTGATCCTCGGCATGCTCGACAGCTGTGTGCGATGGCTGGTCGCACAGGGGCGTCCCGGCCAGTGGGGCACCGAGCCGCTGTCCGCGAGCCCGAGGACGGTGGAGTCCGTCGCCCGGTACATCGACGAGGGCAGCGTGTTCATCGCCGAAGCCGACGGCGTACCGGCCGCGACCCTCACGATCACCGACTCGCCCGGCGCCTATCTCGCTCATCTCCCGCCGCCGGGCGAACCCGAGCGGTACATCCACTGGCTCGCCTCCGACCGCCGCTTCAAGGGCCACGGCGTGGGCGGCGCCCTCCTCGCGCACGCCGCGGAGGAGACCCGGCGCGCGGGCGTCGCCCTGCTGCGGGTGGACTGCTACGCGGGCGGCGACCGCAAGCTGGTCGCCTACTACGAGGCCAACGGCTTCACTCCGACGGCGACGTACACCGCCGGGGTGAAGGGCGACTGGCCGGGCCAGGTACTGGCCATGCGGGTGCTGCCGTAG
- a CDS encoding MFS transporter, which translates to MFSSLKVRNYRLFFVGQVVSNIGTWMQRIAQDWLVLSITGSATAVGVTTALQFLPMLLFGLYGGVLVDRLSKRRALLFTQSAMGATGLVLAALTLTGHVQVWHVYLAAFAAGLATVVDNPARQTFVSEMVGPDQLQNAVSLNSANFQSARLIGPAVAGVMITGVGTGWAFLFNGLSFVAPLVGLLMMRTRELHVVERAPRGKGQLREGLHYVAGRPDLIWTIVLVGFVSTFGFNFPVFLSAFADDVFHSGAGSYSLFNTLMAVGSLAGALLAARRGTARMRVLVVGAVAFGALEIVAATAPSLWLFALLMVPIGMFGMTVNVTANSSVQLSTDPAMRGRVMALYMMVFMGGAPVGAPIAGWVTDAYGVRAGLASGGAISAAAAVTIGLVLARIGNLRLSMGWNHGHPHVRLEPRETQEQLAAAA; encoded by the coding sequence ATGTTCAGCTCGCTGAAGGTCAGGAACTACCGCCTGTTCTTCGTCGGCCAGGTCGTCTCCAACATCGGCACCTGGATGCAGCGCATCGCCCAGGACTGGCTGGTGCTCAGCATCACCGGCTCTGCCACCGCCGTCGGCGTCACCACGGCCCTGCAGTTCCTGCCGATGCTGCTCTTCGGCCTCTACGGCGGTGTCCTCGTCGACCGGCTGTCCAAGCGCCGCGCGCTGCTGTTCACCCAGTCCGCGATGGGCGCCACCGGTCTCGTGCTCGCCGCCCTCACCCTGACCGGCCACGTCCAGGTCTGGCACGTCTACCTCGCCGCCTTCGCCGCCGGTCTCGCGACCGTCGTCGACAACCCGGCCCGCCAGACCTTCGTCTCCGAGATGGTCGGCCCCGACCAGCTCCAGAACGCGGTCAGCCTGAACTCCGCGAACTTCCAGTCGGCCCGCCTGATCGGCCCCGCCGTCGCAGGCGTCATGATCACCGGCGTCGGCACCGGCTGGGCGTTCCTCTTCAACGGCCTGTCCTTCGTCGCCCCGCTCGTCGGCCTGCTGATGATGCGGACCCGCGAACTGCACGTCGTCGAGCGCGCCCCGCGCGGCAAGGGACAGCTCCGGGAAGGCCTGCACTACGTGGCCGGGCGGCCCGATCTGATCTGGACCATCGTCCTGGTCGGCTTCGTCTCCACCTTCGGCTTCAACTTCCCCGTCTTCCTCTCGGCCTTCGCCGACGACGTCTTCCACTCCGGCGCGGGCTCCTACAGCCTCTTCAACACCCTGATGGCCGTCGGCTCGCTGGCCGGCGCCCTGCTCGCGGCCCGCCGCGGCACCGCCAGGATGCGGGTGCTCGTCGTGGGCGCGGTGGCCTTCGGCGCGCTGGAGATCGTGGCCGCGACCGCCCCCTCGCTGTGGCTGTTCGCGCTGCTCATGGTCCCGATCGGCATGTTCGGCATGACGGTCAACGTCACCGCCAACAGCAGCGTCCAGCTGAGCACCGACCCGGCCATGCGGGGCCGCGTGATGGCCCTGTACATGATGGTGTTCATGGGCGGAGCGCCCGTCGGCGCACCGATCGCCGGCTGGGTCACCGACGCGTACGGCGTCCGCGCCGGCCTCGCGTCGGGCGGCGCGATCTCCGCGGCGGCGGCCGTGACCATCGGCCTGGTCCTGGCCCGGATTGGCAACCTCCGCCTGTCGATGGGCTGGAACCACGGCCACCCGCACGTCCGCCTCGAACCACGAGAGACCCAGGAACAGCTGGCCGCGGCCGCGTAG
- a CDS encoding MarR family winged helix-turn-helix transcriptional regulator, which yields MPDLTHGDDAAAVNSLRSAVMRLSRRLKHQRVDESLSPTEMSVLGTLSICGKATPGELARKEHVQPPSMTRIVALLEAKGLVRLEPHPEDRRQKVVTKTEQAEAMLAESRTKRNVFLAALVDNLDEDEWAKLRAAAPVLEKLAHL from the coding sequence ATGCCTGACCTGACCCATGGCGACGACGCTGCCGCCGTGAACTCCCTGCGATCAGCCGTGATGCGACTCTCCCGTCGGCTCAAGCACCAGCGCGTCGACGAGTCGCTGAGCCCCACCGAGATGTCGGTGCTGGGCACCCTCTCCATCTGCGGCAAGGCCACCCCGGGCGAACTCGCCCGCAAGGAGCACGTCCAGCCGCCGTCGATGACCCGCATCGTGGCGCTCCTTGAGGCCAAGGGACTGGTCCGGCTGGAGCCGCATCCCGAGGACCGGCGCCAGAAGGTCGTCACCAAGACCGAGCAGGCCGAGGCCATGCTCGCGGAGAGCCGCACCAAGCGGAACGTCTTCCTGGCCGCCCTGGTCGACAACCTCGACGAGGACGAGTGGGCGAAACTGCGCGCCGCCGCCCCCGTCCTGGAGAAACTCGCACACCTGTAA
- a CDS encoding ribbon-helix-helix protein, CopG family, with protein sequence MFMGTSVLSLRIDGELLDRLRDHAAKRGMSVQDYVLRTLVRDDFDERFQTAVDETEKFYGVT encoded by the coding sequence GTGTTCATGGGGACCAGCGTGCTCAGCCTGCGGATAGACGGGGAGCTGCTCGACCGGCTCCGGGACCATGCGGCGAAAAGGGGGATGAGCGTCCAGGACTATGTGCTCCGGACGCTCGTTCGAGACGACTTCGACGAGCGGTTCCAGACCGCCGTCGACGAGACGGAGAAGTTCTACGGGGTGACGTGA
- a CDS encoding NCS2 family permease — translation MPTALDRYFKISERGSTLPREIRGGFATFFAMAYIIVLNPIILGSAQDMYGHHLDNGQLVTATAVTAAFTTLLMGVVGNVPIALAAGLGVNSVVALQLAPRMAWPDAMGMVVLAGLIVMLLVATGLRERVMNAVPFGLRKAISIGIGLFIMLIGLVDSGFVSRIPDVAHTTVPVQLGGDGHLTGWPVLVFILGALLTLALIVRKVSGAILISIVTMTVLAVVINAVATVPSWGLTTPKWPGNPVATPDFGLLGKVSLFGGFDKVGVLTGILFVFTVLLSCFFDAMGTIMGVSDEAGLTDAQGQMPGINKVLFVDGLAVAAGGASSSSATTAFVESTAGVGEGARTGFANVVTGGLFTIALFLTPVATMVPSQAATPALLAVGFLILAGSVKEIDWADHTIAIPAFITMVMMPFTYSITNGIGMGFITFVILRLAAGRGREVPAPMYVVAAVFGFYYLMPALGLT, via the coding sequence ATGCCGACCGCCCTCGACCGCTACTTCAAGATCTCCGAGCGGGGCAGCACCCTGCCACGGGAGATCCGGGGCGGCTTCGCCACGTTCTTCGCGATGGCCTACATCATCGTGCTGAACCCCATCATCCTCGGCAGCGCCCAGGACATGTACGGCCACCACCTGGACAACGGGCAGCTGGTCACCGCGACCGCCGTGACGGCGGCCTTCACCACGCTCCTCATGGGCGTCGTCGGCAACGTCCCGATCGCGCTGGCCGCGGGGCTCGGCGTGAACTCGGTCGTCGCGCTCCAGCTCGCGCCCCGGATGGCCTGGCCGGACGCGATGGGCATGGTGGTCCTCGCGGGCCTCATCGTGATGCTGCTGGTCGCCACCGGCCTGCGTGAGCGCGTCATGAACGCGGTGCCCTTCGGCCTGCGCAAGGCGATCTCCATCGGCATCGGCCTGTTCATCATGCTGATCGGGCTCGTGGACTCGGGCTTCGTCTCGCGTATCCCGGACGTCGCCCACACCACCGTCCCGGTCCAGCTCGGCGGCGACGGTCACCTCACCGGCTGGCCCGTCCTCGTCTTCATCCTCGGCGCCCTGCTCACCCTCGCGCTGATCGTCCGCAAGGTCTCCGGCGCGATCCTGATCTCGATCGTCACGATGACGGTCCTCGCGGTGGTCATCAACGCCGTCGCCACGGTCCCGTCCTGGGGCCTGACGACCCCGAAGTGGCCCGGCAACCCGGTCGCCACCCCCGACTTCGGCCTGCTCGGCAAGGTCAGCCTCTTCGGCGGCTTCGACAAGGTCGGCGTGCTGACCGGCATCCTCTTCGTCTTCACGGTCCTGCTGTCGTGCTTCTTCGACGCGATGGGCACGATCATGGGCGTCTCCGACGAGGCCGGGCTGACCGACGCCCAGGGTCAGATGCCCGGCATCAACAAGGTCCTCTTCGTTGACGGCCTCGCGGTCGCCGCGGGCGGCGCGAGCTCCTCGTCCGCCACCACGGCCTTCGTGGAGTCCACGGCCGGCGTCGGCGAGGGCGCCCGGACCGGCTTCGCGAACGTCGTCACCGGCGGTCTCTTCACGATCGCGCTGTTCCTCACGCCGGTCGCCACCATGGTCCCGTCCCAGGCGGCGACGCCGGCCCTGCTCGCGGTGGGCTTCCTGATCCTGGCCGGTTCGGTCAAGGAGATCGACTGGGCCGATCACACGATCGCGATCCCGGCCTTCATCACCATGGTGATGATGCCGTTCACCTACTCGATCACCAACGGCATCGGCATGGGCTTCATCACCTTCGTGATCCTGCGCCTGGCGGCCGGCCGGGGCCGGGAGGTTCCGGCGCCGATGTACGTCGTCGCGGCGGTGTTCGGCTTCTACTACCTGATGCCGGCGCTGGGTCTCACGTGA
- a CDS encoding DUF2530 domain-containing protein, whose product MAAFFSGTPKHEAPEPLEGPVVATITGGTVLWFALFLVQLPFYGWFEDHDRTWWVWTCLAGGVLGLYGTWFVRKRDAAIKRAAASETPADPDAE is encoded by the coding sequence ATGGCCGCGTTTTTCTCGGGAACCCCCAAGCACGAGGCACCGGAGCCCCTGGAGGGCCCGGTCGTCGCGACGATCACAGGCGGCACCGTCCTGTGGTTCGCCCTCTTCCTCGTGCAGCTCCCCTTCTACGGCTGGTTCGAGGACCACGACCGCACCTGGTGGGTGTGGACCTGCCTGGCCGGAGGCGTGCTGGGGCTGTACGGCACCTGGTTCGTGCGCAAGCGGGACGCGGCGATCAAGAGGGCGGCCGCGTCGGAGACGCCGGCCGACCCTGATGCCGAGTGA